GGAATCGATCTTGCTGTTAAACCACTGCATGAACAATCGATCGAGGATTTCGACAAGATTATGTCGATAAATGCACGAGGATTATTTCTGTGCATGAAATATGAGATTCAACAGATGCTAATGCAGGGCGCGGGCGTGATTGTAAACAATTCGTCCACCAATGGTCTCGTTGCGCTTCCGGGAATCTCTCCCTACGTTGCTAGCAAACACGCGGTGATGGGGCTGACGCGATCGGCAGCTCTGGACTATGCCAAACAAGGTATTCGGATCAATGCCGTCAAGCCTGGTCCCATTGCGACTGAGCTAATGGCTCGTAGCGCTGACCAGATGGGCATCACGTTCGATGATCTCGGATCTATGGTTCCAATGGGTCGTATGGGTCAAGCAACGGAAATTGCTCAAGCGGTTGTGTTTCTTTGCTCTGATGCTGCCAGCTACATCACCGGACAACCTTTGACGATTGATGGTGGATACACAGCGAGCTAATTCACGATGGCTTCGTTTAGCCAGAGGTTGGCTAACACCATAAATTCCCGTGAGAATCTGACAGCAATCAAGCAGTTTCACTCACTACACTTCAGATAGATAGAACATTACACAACTAGAAGCCACAGGAGATTTCTCATAAGCCGAAAGATTCTTTCAATTACG
This portion of the Gloeocapsopsis dulcis genome encodes:
- a CDS encoding SDR family oxidoreductase, which translates into the protein MILQDKVALVTGGASGIGRATAIAFGAAGAKVVFSDIRGVEGEETADLIRETGAECLFVKSDVSSEADVRELVQKAIATYGRLDCAFNNAGIDLAVKPLHEQSIEDFDKIMSINARGLFLCMKYEIQQMLMQGAGVIVNNSSTNGLVALPGISPYVASKHAVMGLTRSAALDYAKQGIRINAVKPGPIATELMARSADQMGITFDDLGSMVPMGRMGQATEIAQAVVFLCSDAASYITGQPLTIDGGYTAS